The following coding sequences are from one Rhodopirellula islandica window:
- the hsdR gene encoding EcoAI/FtnUII family type I restriction enzme subunit R yields the protein MDSIDKKSLSERDICTQFITPSITAAGWDLHAQVREEVTFTDGRVIVKGRSTARGPKKRADYVLYYKPGIPLAIVEAKDNKHTVGAGMQQALSYSHEDCLDVPFAISSNGDGFLIHDRTGTYPETEFQIPLDQFPTPDDLWQRYLRWRGISDQAEQIVDQDFHDDGSGKSPRYYQAKAINRSVEAIASGKDRVLLVMATGTGKTYTAFQIIWRLWKSGAKKRILFLADRNILVDQTKTNDFKPFGGAMTKIRNRKADKSFEIFLSLYQAITGPEESDKVYKEFSPDFFDLIVVDECHRGSAKDDSAWREVLDYFSSATHLGMTATPKETQYISNIHYFGDPIYTYSLRQGIDDGFLAPYKVIRVDIDKDLQGWRPTKGQLDKHGNLIEDRIYNQKDFDKSLVLEPRTQLVAQRITEFLQATNPYDKTIVFCDDIDHAERMRQALVNCNPELVGEDDRYVVRITGDNKEGKEQLDFFIDPESRYPVIATTSKLMTTGVDAKTCKLVVLDQRIQSMTEFKQIIGRGTRIDEDYDKLFFTIMDFKKATELFADPDFDGDPIPDEDYDPLSGGKGTDGDPGEGDTNGDDPPPPQPGVKKYYVLDTEVSVVAERIQYYGPDGKLITESLRDYTKKKVMSRFASMDEFLQTWNAADKKAAIMSEFEEQGVLFEALADDIGKDLDPFDLLCHVVYGQPPLTRRERAENVKKRDYFTKYGTQARAVLEALLEKYANQGILAIESMDVLKVDPLDDMGTPVEIIKLFGGKDAYLAALKDLETQLYASAS from the coding sequence ATGGACTCAATCGACAAGAAGTCGCTGAGTGAACGCGACATTTGCACACAATTCATCACCCCCAGCATCACGGCTGCGGGTTGGGATCTGCACGCGCAAGTGCGTGAAGAGGTCACGTTCACCGATGGTCGCGTCATCGTGAAAGGGCGATCCACGGCGCGGGGACCGAAAAAACGTGCCGACTATGTCCTCTACTACAAACCGGGCATCCCGCTCGCCATCGTCGAAGCCAAGGACAACAAGCACACCGTCGGGGCTGGGATGCAGCAGGCACTGTCCTACTCCCACGAAGATTGCCTCGACGTTCCGTTCGCGATCAGCAGCAACGGGGACGGCTTCCTCATTCACGACCGAACGGGGACCTATCCGGAAACCGAATTCCAAATCCCTCTCGATCAGTTCCCAACGCCGGACGATCTTTGGCAACGCTACCTTCGATGGCGTGGCATCAGCGATCAAGCCGAGCAAATCGTCGATCAGGATTTCCACGACGATGGATCGGGCAAGTCCCCCAGGTACTACCAAGCCAAGGCAATCAACCGCAGCGTCGAAGCGATCGCGTCCGGAAAAGATCGTGTCTTGCTGGTCATGGCAACCGGTACCGGCAAAACCTACACCGCTTTCCAAATCATCTGGCGATTATGGAAGTCTGGGGCCAAGAAACGCATCCTGTTCCTCGCCGACCGGAACATTCTGGTCGACCAAACCAAAACAAACGATTTCAAGCCGTTCGGCGGCGCGATGACCAAAATCCGCAATCGGAAGGCGGACAAGTCATTCGAGATCTTCCTGTCGCTCTACCAGGCCATCACCGGTCCCGAGGAGAGCGACAAGGTTTACAAAGAATTCTCCCCTGACTTCTTTGATCTCATCGTGGTCGACGAATGCCATCGCGGCAGCGCCAAGGACGATTCCGCATGGCGGGAGGTGCTCGATTACTTCAGCAGCGCGACGCATCTGGGGATGACTGCCACGCCCAAGGAGACCCAGTACATCTCCAACATTCATTACTTCGGCGACCCCATCTACACCTACTCGCTGCGACAGGGGATCGATGACGGATTCCTCGCTCCCTACAAAGTCATCCGGGTCGACATCGACAAAGACCTCCAAGGCTGGCGCCCCACCAAAGGACAATTGGATAAGCACGGAAATCTCATCGAAGATCGAATCTACAATCAAAAGGACTTCGACAAATCTCTAGTTCTGGAGCCACGCACCCAGCTCGTCGCCCAGCGGATCACCGAGTTTCTTCAAGCGACCAACCCCTACGACAAAACCATCGTGTTCTGCGATGACATCGACCATGCCGAACGGATGCGTCAAGCCTTGGTCAACTGCAACCCGGAATTGGTCGGCGAAGACGACCGCTACGTCGTCCGAATTACAGGGGACAACAAAGAAGGCAAAGAGCAACTGGACTTCTTCATCGATCCCGAGTCCCGTTACCCCGTCATCGCGACGACATCGAAGCTGATGACAACGGGCGTGGATGCCAAGACCTGCAAACTCGTCGTTCTCGACCAACGGATTCAGTCGATGACCGAGTTCAAGCAGATCATCGGCCGGGGAACCCGGATCGACGAAGACTACGACAAACTCTTCTTTACGATCATGGACTTCAAAAAGGCCACCGAGCTGTTCGCCGATCCCGACTTCGATGGGGATCCGATCCCAGACGAAGACTACGATCCGCTGTCCGGTGGCAAGGGCACCGATGGCGATCCAGGCGAGGGCGACACCAATGGAGATGATCCGCCACCACCGCAGCCGGGAGTCAAGAAATACTATGTCCTGGATACCGAGGTGAGCGTTGTCGCCGAGCGAATCCAGTACTACGGCCCGGACGGCAAACTCATCACCGAATCCCTTCGCGACTACACCAAGAAAAAGGTCATGTCGCGATTCGCCTCCATGGACGAGTTCCTTCAGACCTGGAATGCTGCCGACAAGAAAGCCGCGATCATGTCCGAGTTCGAGGAACAGGGCGTCTTGTTTGAAGCACTCGCGGACGACATCGGCAAAGACCTCGACCCCTTCGACCTGTTGTGTCACGTCGTGTACGGACAACCGCCCCTGACACGGCGGGAGAGAGCCGAGAACGTCAAGAAGCGAGACTAC